A portion of the Trichoplusia ni isolate ovarian cell line Hi5 chromosome 12, tn1, whole genome shotgun sequence genome contains these proteins:
- the LOC113499411 gene encoding acyl-CoA Delta(11) desaturase-like has translation MGVHIMIKPFHKIFYFQNKIKWTSAIGLIFYHVFGAYWCWLYAFPFKLLTPIFAFLMLIVNGLGITCGVHRLFTHKSYKVNTPLKILLILFFTSAGQNSIYQWVRDHRLHHKFSDTDADPHNSRRGLFFSHIGWLMMHKNEEVRTQGKKIDMSDIENDAILMFQDRNFTLMKLIFCYVIPTTFGIYFWGEEWKCAVAWQCFIRYLSALHCEMTVNSLAHAYGYQPYNKHIAPKENGFVATITIGEGFHNYHHVFPFDYKAAEYFDTFNWSAAFIRWWEKMGWAYDLKEAKPEMIDAVIGRTGDVTLRAKQNKTSLPEICSRCG, from the exons ATGGGAGTTCATATAATGATTAAACcgttccataaaatattttattttcaaaataaaataaaatggacttCGGCTATTGGGTTGATTTTTTATCACGTATTTGGAGCATACTGGTGTTGGCTATATGCATTTCCGTTTAAGCTTCTGACGCCAATATTTG CATTTCTTATGTTGATAGTAAATGGCTTGGGAATCACCTGTGGAGTCCATCGTCTATTTACTCACAAATCTTACAAAGTTAATACCCCATTGAAGATACtactgattttgtttttcacCTCTGCTGGGCAG AATTCTATTTACCAATGGGTTCGTGATCACCGTCTCCACCACAAGTTCAGTGATACAGATGCTGATCCTCATAATTCTAGACGAGGCTTGTTCTTCTCTCATATCGGCTGGCTGATGATGCATAAGAATGAAGAAGTCAGGACTCAGGGGAAGAAGATTGATATGAGTGATATAGAAAATGATGCAATATTGATGTTTCAAGACAG aaacttTACCCTAATGAAGTTAATATTTTGCTACGTAATACCAACTACCTTTGGCATATATTTCTGGGGTGAAGAATGGAAATGTGCTGTAGCTTGGCAATGCTTCATCAGATATCTTTCGGCTTTGCATTGTGAAATGACAGTCAACAGTCTAGCACATGCATACGGATACCAGCCTTATAACAA ACACATTGCTCCAAAAGAAAACGGTTTCGTGGCTACCATCACCATTGGCGAAGGGTTTCACAACTATCACCACGTTTTCCCCTTTGATTACAAAGCTGCCGAATATTTTGACACCTTCAACTGGTCCGCTGCCTTCATCCGCTGGTGGGAAAAAATGGGATGGGCTTATGACCTGAAAGAAGCAAAGCCTGAGATGATAGATGCTGTTATTGGAAGGACAGGGGATGTGACTTTAAgggcaaaacaaaataagactTCTTTACCTGAAATATGTTCTCGATGTGgatag